A single window of Coffea eugenioides isolate CCC68of chromosome 7, Ceug_1.0, whole genome shotgun sequence DNA harbors:
- the LOC113777391 gene encoding scarecrow-like protein 15, whose product MKVPFIQNQPSILNSTKQVNCNDNNNDLRTTTTTTSTNSNTFLGYEPKSVLELRQSPSPVTEIPSSNTDISTVWDDTGLQLEDHVLNHFEEDWDSLMRELGLPEDSNSTPTSRPTTFSHSQFTPSGSQVQFQNLPEFPPTHNSFDSTLFVPSDFTLPDISTYPSSFNDSSINSLGLSHDTHHHNTSLDWNLGFDYVDELIRLAECFETNSLHLTHVILGRLNQRLRGPTGKPLQRAAFYFKEALQTLLTGSTRLTQPSTSSEVIQSIKAHKAFSNISPVPMFSSFTANQAVLEAVDGSMLIHVIDFDIGLGGHWASFMKELADKAELRKAAPPVLRITAVVGEEYAMESKLIRENLSQFARELNIGFDLDFVLVRTFEFCSFKAIKFMEGEKVAILLSPTIFRRVGTGFLSDLRRVSPHVVVHLDCEGLIGFGTMSFRQTLIDGLEFYSTLLESLEAANGGGGADDWMNKMESFVIYPKILEAVGVAGRRGAPWREAFVAAGLRPVALSQFADFQAECLIRRVQVRGFHVARRQAEMLLCWHERALVATSAWRY is encoded by the coding sequence ATGAAAGTGCCCTTTATTCAAAATCAGCCATCAATATTGAACTCAACGAAACAAGTGAATTGCAACGACAACAACAACGACCTCcgcaccaccaccaccaccacctccaccaaCAGCAACACTTTTCTGGGCTACGAGCCAAAATCAGTTCTCGAGCTCCGACAAAGTCCGAGTCCAGTCACCGAAATTCCGTCCTCAAATACCGATATTTCCACCGTCTGGGACGACACAGGTCTTCAGCTGGAGGATCATGTGCTGAATCATTTCGAAGAAGACTGGGATTCTTTGATGAGAGAATTGGGCTTGCCTGAAGATTCTAATTCAACCCCTACTTCCAGACCTACGACCTTTAGTCATTCCCAGTTCACACCAAGCGGGTCTCAAGTTCAGTTCCAAAATCTTCCCGAGTTTCCCCCGACTCATAACTCCTTTGATTCTACTCTCTTTGTCCCTTCCGACTTCACCCTCCCCGATATCTCTACGTACCCGTCGTCTTTCAACGATAGCTCCATCAACTCTCTCGGGCTCTCTCATGATACTCATCATCACAATACCAGTCTCGACTGGAATCTAGGGTTTGATTACGTCGACGAACTCATCCGACTCGCCGAGTGCTTTGAGACCAACTCGCTTCACCTGACTCACGTGATACTGGGACGGCTCAACCAACGCCTCCGAGGTCCAACAGGGAAGCCACTCCAACGAGCTGCCTTCTACTTCAAGGAAGCTCTGCAAACCCTACTCACCGGGTCAACCCGTCTAACTCAGCCATCCACTTCTTCCGAGGTTATCCAGAGCATCAAAGCCCATAAGGCCTTCTCCAACATCTCCCCTGTACCCATGTTCTCCAGCTTCACGGCCAACCAAGCCGTCCTCGAAGCTGTTGATGGCTCCATGCTCATCCACGTCATCGACTTCGACATCGGCCTCGGAGGCCACTGGGCTTCCTTCATGAAAGAGCTAGCTGATAAAGCCGAGTTGCGCAAAGCAGCCCCGCCGGTTCTCAGGATTACCGCTGTGGTCGGAGAGGAGTATGCAATGGAGTCTAAGTTGATCAGAGAAAATCTTTCTCAGTTCGCGAGAGAACTCAATATCGGCTTCGATTTGGACTTCGTTTTAGTACGTACATTTGAGTTTTGTTCCTTTAAAGCTATCAAATTCATGGAGGGTGAGAAGGTTGCTATTCTTTTATCTCCAACTATTTTTCGGCGCGTCGGGACAGGATTCTTGAGCGATCTACGCCGCGTTTCGCCGCATGTCGTGGTGCATTTGGATTGCGAAGGGTTAATCGGGTTCGGAACGATGTCTTTCAGGCAGACTTTGATAGACGGGCTGGAGTTTTACTCGACGCTGTTGGAGTCCTTGGAGGCTGCGAACGGTGGTGGGGGTGCTGATGATTGGATGAATAAAATGGAGAGTTTTGTCATTTATCCAAAGATCCTGGAGGCGGTCGGGGTGGCCGGCCGCCGTGGAGCTCCGTGGCGGGAGGCTTTTGTGGCGGCCGGTCTGAGGCCGGTGGCGCTGAGCCAGTTTGCTGACTTCCAAGCCGAGTGTTTGATAAGGAGAGTACAGGTGAGGGGGTTCCACGTGGCGAGGAGACAGGCGGAGATGCTGCTTTGCTGGCATGAGAGGGCCCTCGTTGCCACGTCAGCATGGAGGTATTAG
- the LOC113778267 gene encoding vicilin-like seed storage protein At2g18540 — translation MSQKIFMISPFSFIICLILVLCFTCINVGAASDEESESYLGSLVKKKDERKLISSSEYGEISGVSVRERTDLSYHLQFITLKPFALFLPVVLHANMVFYVQTGSGKLSYTNEAGRMLTKTLRQGDTLELNPGTIFFMEAIHCVDELRVYAIFGNLREHFRGPATTAPYSSFRHLILGFDKMILQLTFKVPEDVIKEIMNKPNPPAIVSSVSGTMEKLWDLEARFIKELTRSTGPNLLNMLGLERDCGNHNGWRTTSNKKKLPFFKGFKGSNFGVSVTNLTRGSMVAPHWNQMATEIVIVLQGKGIVLVVCSSIFAKQNECKNMRFQVGEGDVFVVPRFHPAAQMSFSDETFVFMRFSTTRKKISHQYLVGKTSIFKTLGKRILAASLGVNETIADMFMASQRESVVLDCNLCAEEELRMMEEETEKAKQTEPETPEAEVEAGEGTEKPEEESGEGKDRPEKPEARAREYENEDTIKEKR, via the exons ATGTCTCAGAAAATTTTTATGATCTCGCCATTTTCGTTCATCATATGCTTAATCTTAGTTTTATGTTTCACCTGCATAAATGTGGGAGCTGCTTCCGATGAGGAGAGTGAATCCTATTTGGGATCTTTGGTGAAGAAGAAAGATGAACGGAAGCTAATTTCTTCGAGTGAATATGGAGAGATTTCAGGGGTTAGTGTTAGAGAGCGGACGGATTTGTCGTATCACCTTCAGTTCATCACCTTGAAGCCATTTGCTCTTTTCCTCCCCGTTGTATTACATGCAAATATGGTTTTCTATGTGCAAACAG GTTCTGGGAAGCTGAGTTACACTAACGAAGCGGGCCGCATGCTGACAAAGACGTTGAGACAAGGAGATACTTTGGAACTCAATCCAGGGACTATTTTCTTCATGGAGGCCATCCACTGTGTGGACGAACTAAGAGTTTACGCTATCTTTGGTAATTTGAGGGAACATTTCCGC GGACCGGCAACGACAGCACCATACTCTAGTTTCCGCCACCTGATCCTCGGCTTTGATAAAATGATTCTGCAACTAACCTTCAAG GTGCCTGAAGATGTGATTAAAGAGATAATGAATAAACCGAACCCACCGGCCATTGTTTCCAGCGTCTCGGGAACAATGGAAAAATTATGGGATTTGGAAGCTCGTTTCATTAAAGAATTAACAAGAAGCACGGGGCCCAACCTCCTCAACATGCTTGGCTTAGAACGAGATTGTGGGAACCATAATGGGTGGAGAACAACATCAAACAAGAAAAAGCTCCCAtttttcaaaggtttcaaaggTTCCAACTTTGGTGTTTCCGTAACAAATTTGACCAGA GGATCGATGGTGGCGCCGCACTGGAATCAAATGGCGACTGAGATAGTAATTGTTTTACAAGGAAAAGGAATTGTTCTAGTGGTTtgttctagcatttttgctaaacaaaatgaatgcaaaaacaTGAGGTTTCAAGTGGGAGAAGGTGATGTGTTTGTCGTGCCAAGGTTCCATCCTGCAGCTCAAATGTCTTTCAGTGATGAAACATTTGTTTTCATGAGATTTAGTACcacaagaaagaaaattagccaTCAATATCTGGTTGGAAAAACTTCCATTTTCAAGACCTTAGGCAAACGTATATTGGCAGCATCACTGGGTGTCAATGAAACAATAGCAGACATGTTTATGGCTTCACAGAGGGAATCCGTAGTCTTGGATTGTAATTTGTGTGCAGAGGAAGAGTTAAGGATGATGGAGGAGGAAACAGAAAAGGCAAAACAGACGGAACCAGAAACCCCAGAAGCAGAAGTAGAAGCTGGAGAAGGAACTGAAAAACCAGAAGAAGAATCAGGGGAAGGGAAAGATCGACCGGAGAAACCAGAAGCTAGAGCCAGGGAATATGAAAATGAAGACACTATCAAAGAAAAGAGATGA
- the LOC113777628 gene encoding vicilin-like seed storage protein At2g18540: MSTEKLLSASSISLLGFGLCLFLCVHATAGEDGQIAPGAGHLVKKGERQPIISTEFGEVSGVRVSDGNETFNIHLITLEPNSLFLPVMLHQDMVFYVHTGSGNLSYRDEHKRENTTIRRGDVYRLGSGSVFFIQSDVDLERQKLRIYAIFGNAGEDLREPTEYGPYSSIRDLVLGFDKKILQETFKVPEEVMEEITSGRKPEAIVRGLPGTQEKTIREREYQFIEAVFGSTSIFSIFETSNKDKKKSNIFNIFQEKRDFENCNGWSTTVTRKKYSVLKGSKYGLFMVNLTRGGMMGPHWNPEATEIAVVLQGKGMVRVVCPSLPNKAECKNARFGVEEGDIFAVQRFHPMAQMAFNNDTLVFVGFSTSTENNHPQYLAGKASVLRTLDKHILAASFGINETTFDRLVNQQRESVILECTSCAEEEWRIMEEEIEREREEARKRDEERKRQEEEAETREEEEAVRERAEEERKKREQEEEEEAARRKREEEAARERREQEEREQEAAQMEEKEREAAARREEEAAKREEEEAAQRRQEEAGQGEGGRPHEGGREARPPEEDGRGGVGARQEEETAKQLEKEMGQEEEQGNGQGWGRRILKNAS, from the exons atgtCCACCGAAAAATTGTTGTCAGCGTCTTCAATTTCGCTCTTAGGCTTTGGTTTATGCTTATTTCTCTGCGTGCATGCTACCGCTGGGGAAGATGGTCAGATTGCCCCCGGAGCAGGACATTTAGTAAAGAAAGGTGAAAGGCAGCCAATAATCTCAACTGAATTTGGAGAGGTCTCGGGAGTTAGAGTTAGCGATGGAAACGAGACTTTTAATATTCACCTCATCACCTTGGAGCCCAACTCCTTGTTTCTTCCTGTTATGCTGCATCAAGACATGGTGTTCTACGTTCATACag GGAGCGGAAATCTGAGCTACAGAGATGAACATAAAAGAGAGAATACGACCATAAGACGAGGAGATGTTTACCGTCTGGGATCAGGAAGCGTTTTCTTCATACAGAGCGACGTAGATCTGGAGAGACAGAAGCTAAGAATTTATGCCATATTTGGCAATGCAGGGGAGGACTTGAGA GAACCGACCGAATACGGACCATACTCGAGCATTCGCGACTTGGTTCTTGGATTTGATAAGAAAATTCTCCAGGAGACCTTCAAG GTTCCTGAAGAAGTGATGGAGGAAATCACAAGCGGAAGGAAGCCGGAAGCAATAGTTCGTGGATTGCCGGGCACTCAGGAAAAAACCATACGGGAGAGGGAGTATCAGTTCATCGAAGCCGTGTTTGGAAGCACAAGTATTTTCAGCATTTTCGAAACCAGCAACAAAGACAAGAAGAAGTCCAACATATTCAACATATTCCAAGAAAAACGAGATTTTGAGAATTGCAACGGGTGGAGCACAACAGTTACCCGGAAAAAGTATTCCGTCCTGAAGGGCTCCAAATATGGCCTTTTCATGGTGAACTTGACCCGC ggaGGGATGATGGGTCCTCACTGGAATCCCGAGGCAACGGAGATAGCAGTAGTACTGCAAGGGAAGGGGATGGTTCGGGTAGTTTGCCCAAGTCTACCGAACAAAGCAGAGTGCAAAAACGCGAGGTTTGGGGTTGAAGAAGGCGACATTTTCGCCGTGCAGAGGTTCCATCCCATGGCGCAGATGGCTTTCAACAACGATACGCTCGTTTTCGTTGGTTTCAGTACGTCAACGGAGAACAATCACCCACAGTATCTAGCAGGGAAGGCATCAGTCCTCAGGACTTTGGACAAGCACATCCTGGCAGCATCATTTGGAATAAATGAAACTACCTTCGACAGGCTTGTGAATCAACAACGCGAATCGGTTATCTTAGAATGCACCTCCTGCGCAGAGGAAGAATGGAGGATAATGGAGGAAGAGATTGAGAGGGAAAGAGAGGAGGCAAGGAAGAGGGATGAAGAGAGGAAAAGACAGGAAGAGGAAGCTGAGACGAGAGAAGAGGAGGAGGCAGTTAGGGAGAGAGCAGAGGAGGAAAGGAAGAAGAGAGagcaagaagaagaggaagaggcggcacggagaaagagagaggaagaggCAGCACGAGAAAGGAGGGAACAAGAGGAAAGAGAACAAGAAGCAGCACAGATGGAAGAGAAAGAAAGGGAAGCAGCAGCAAGAAGGGAGGAGGAAGCAGCTAAgcgagaagaagaagaagcagcacAAAGAAGACAAGAAGAAGCTGGCCAGGGAGAAGGAGGGCGCCCACACGAAGGGGGCAGGGAAGCACGGCCGCCAGAGGAAGACGGAAGAGGAGGAGTAGGAGCCAGGCAGGAGGAGGAAACTGCAAAGCAACTAGAAAAAGAAATGGGACAAGAGGAGGAGCAGGGCAATGGCCAAGGATGGGGAAGAAGAATCCTTAAAAATGCTTCTTGA
- the LOC113777629 gene encoding probable protein phosphatase 2C 80 isoform X2: MSSGLLPKPNSAFYFGVQRGLRVKLAPTHKLIESLAVKRSQKFGACYTYSRTKHSAVEAFSQTRGGGGVVSRPSSQAFGKFSGAMAVSSSTAAPGDLVMDTFISGCGNVSSFAKPVVMYFGNRGLDNCQKASLSLRNGVTNSCCTDRAFSVLGGRWKCRSSNALVGSWFRSCSSSSSPCYSTGAASDVLCNGTSFDEQLSSLAIPPDQSLSNRTLKLHSGSCYLPHPDKEKTGGEDAHFICSDEQAIGVADGVGGWAEVGINAGEYACELMSNSMDAIKNEPGEFIDPAHVLEKAHSETNAVGSSTACIIVLKDQFLHAINLGDSGFIVVRDGSTTFESPVQQHGFNFPYQLERGNKGDLPSSGQVFKISVLPGDVIVAGTDGLFDNLYKREITTIVGAAVTSGFTPELTAQKIAALARHRAQDRERQTPFSTAAQEIGFSYYGGKLDDITVVVSYVSDLSGSTET; this comes from the exons ATGTCATCAGGGTTGCTTCCCAAACCGAATTCTGCcttttattttggggttcagAGAGGTTTAAGAGTGAAACTAGCACCAACCCACAAGTTAATAGAATCTTTGGCAGTAAAAAGAAGTCAGAAATTTGGGGCTTGTTATACTTACAGTAGAACCAAGCATTCTGCCGTTGAGGCATTTTCTCAGACAcgtggtggtggtggtgttgTATCGCGCCCGTCTTCTCAAGCTTTTGGGAAATTTAGTGGAGCCATGGCTGTTTCTAGTTCAACGGCTGCCCCTGGAGACCTTGTTATGGATACTTTTATCTCTGGTTGTGGGAATGTTTCGAGTTTTGCTAAACCTGTTGTGATGTATTTTGGCAATAGAGGTCTCGATAATTGTCAAAAAGCTAGTCTGAGTTTGAGAAATGGGGTAACCAATAGCTGCTGCACTGATCGTGCTTTTTCTGTGCTTGGAGGTAGATGGAAATGTCGCAGCTCGAATGCCCTTGTTGGGTCGTGGTTTAGAAGCTGCAGTTCCTCATCATCACCATGTTATTCGACTGGGGCTGCATCTGATGTACTCTGCAACGGAACCTCATTCGACGAACAGCTATCAAGTCTTGCTATACCACCAGACCA ATCTCTAAGCAACAGAACATTGAAGCTACACTCTGGATCATGCTACCTACCCCATCCTGATAAAGAAAAAACAGGTGGAGAGGATGCTCATTTCATCTGTTCGGATGAGCAAGCAATTGGTGTGGCAGATGGAGTTGGTGGTTGGGCGGAGGTTGGGATTAATGCTGGAGAATATGCTTGTGAACTCATGTCTAACTCAATGGATGCTATTAAAAATGAGCCCGGGGAGTTTATTGATCCCGCTCACGTATTGGAGAAAGCACACTCGGAAACAAATGCTGTGGGTTCCTCAACAGCCTGCATCATTGTGCTAAAAGACCAG TTTCTGCATGCCATAAATCTTGGAGACAGTGGATTTATTGTGGTCAGAGATGGAAGCACCACCTTTGAGTCTCCAGTCCAGCAGCATGGATTCAATTTCCCCTATCAACTGGAAAGAGGAAATAAGGGTGACCTTCCAAGTTCCGGTCAG GTTTTCAAGATATCAGTTTTACCGGGAGATGTCATTGTTGCCGGAACAGATGGGCTATTTGATAACTTGTATAAACGTGAAATAACTACAATTGTTGGTGCAGCAGTGACATCAGGTTTCACCCCTGAGTTGACAGCacaaaaaattgcagctttgGCGCGCCACCGAGCGCAGGACAGGGAAAGGCAAACTCCATTTTCTACTGCAGCACAAGAGATTGGATTCTCTTATTATGGTGGAAAACTTGATGACATTACGGTGGTTGTTTCGTATGTCTCTGACTTATCAGGCTCGACCGAAACATAG
- the LOC113777629 gene encoding probable protein phosphatase 2C 80 isoform X1 has translation MSSGLLPKPNSAFYFGVQRGLRVKLAPTHKLIESLAVKRSQKFGACYTYSRTKHSAVEAFSQTRGGGGVVSRPSSQAFGKFSGAMAVSSSTAAPGDLVMDTFISGCGNVSSFAKPVVMYFGNRGLDNCQKASLSLRNGVTNSCCTDRAFSVLGGRWKCRSSNALVGSWFRSCSSSSSPCYSTGAASDVLCNGTSFDEQLSSLAIPPDQRSLSNRTLKLHSGSCYLPHPDKEKTGGEDAHFICSDEQAIGVADGVGGWAEVGINAGEYACELMSNSMDAIKNEPGEFIDPAHVLEKAHSETNAVGSSTACIIVLKDQFLHAINLGDSGFIVVRDGSTTFESPVQQHGFNFPYQLERGNKGDLPSSGQVFKISVLPGDVIVAGTDGLFDNLYKREITTIVGAAVTSGFTPELTAQKIAALARHRAQDRERQTPFSTAAQEIGFSYYGGKLDDITVVVSYVSDLSGSTET, from the exons ATGTCATCAGGGTTGCTTCCCAAACCGAATTCTGCcttttattttggggttcagAGAGGTTTAAGAGTGAAACTAGCACCAACCCACAAGTTAATAGAATCTTTGGCAGTAAAAAGAAGTCAGAAATTTGGGGCTTGTTATACTTACAGTAGAACCAAGCATTCTGCCGTTGAGGCATTTTCTCAGACAcgtggtggtggtggtgttgTATCGCGCCCGTCTTCTCAAGCTTTTGGGAAATTTAGTGGAGCCATGGCTGTTTCTAGTTCAACGGCTGCCCCTGGAGACCTTGTTATGGATACTTTTATCTCTGGTTGTGGGAATGTTTCGAGTTTTGCTAAACCTGTTGTGATGTATTTTGGCAATAGAGGTCTCGATAATTGTCAAAAAGCTAGTCTGAGTTTGAGAAATGGGGTAACCAATAGCTGCTGCACTGATCGTGCTTTTTCTGTGCTTGGAGGTAGATGGAAATGTCGCAGCTCGAATGCCCTTGTTGGGTCGTGGTTTAGAAGCTGCAGTTCCTCATCATCACCATGTTATTCGACTGGGGCTGCATCTGATGTACTCTGCAACGGAACCTCATTCGACGAACAGCTATCAAGTCTTGCTATACCACCAGACCA AAGATCTCTAAGCAACAGAACATTGAAGCTACACTCTGGATCATGCTACCTACCCCATCCTGATAAAGAAAAAACAGGTGGAGAGGATGCTCATTTCATCTGTTCGGATGAGCAAGCAATTGGTGTGGCAGATGGAGTTGGTGGTTGGGCGGAGGTTGGGATTAATGCTGGAGAATATGCTTGTGAACTCATGTCTAACTCAATGGATGCTATTAAAAATGAGCCCGGGGAGTTTATTGATCCCGCTCACGTATTGGAGAAAGCACACTCGGAAACAAATGCTGTGGGTTCCTCAACAGCCTGCATCATTGTGCTAAAAGACCAG TTTCTGCATGCCATAAATCTTGGAGACAGTGGATTTATTGTGGTCAGAGATGGAAGCACCACCTTTGAGTCTCCAGTCCAGCAGCATGGATTCAATTTCCCCTATCAACTGGAAAGAGGAAATAAGGGTGACCTTCCAAGTTCCGGTCAG GTTTTCAAGATATCAGTTTTACCGGGAGATGTCATTGTTGCCGGAACAGATGGGCTATTTGATAACTTGTATAAACGTGAAATAACTACAATTGTTGGTGCAGCAGTGACATCAGGTTTCACCCCTGAGTTGACAGCacaaaaaattgcagctttgGCGCGCCACCGAGCGCAGGACAGGGAAAGGCAAACTCCATTTTCTACTGCAGCACAAGAGATTGGATTCTCTTATTATGGTGGAAAACTTGATGACATTACGGTGGTTGTTTCGTATGTCTCTGACTTATCAGGCTCGACCGAAACATAG
- the LOC113777978 gene encoding zinc finger protein GAI-ASSOCIATED FACTOR 1-like — MPADMDNSSVMNDSTASGDASASSSGNQAAAPPTSSAKKKRNLPGMPDPDAEVIALSPKTLLATNRFVCEICNKGFQRDQNLQLHRRGHNLPWKLRQRSSKEVKKRVYVCPELTCVHHDPSRALGDLTGIKKHFCRKHGEKKWKCDKCSKKYAVQSDWKAHSKICGTREYKCDCGTLFSRRDSFITHRAFCDALAEESAKAQTVEALPAPTADDEEPKLQTLASSSPPPSVAAQPPPPAALASSALPVQNPEGPENPKQSPAPPQILEETSVVTSLTGSCGSSSSSSSHGSTSSSVFASLFASSTTSGSMQSQTPEFTDLFRAVARPENASEVVASSSTEPISLCLATSHGSSIFGTAGQERRQYAPAPQPAMSATALLQKAAQIGAAATNASLLRGFGIVSSASASSGQQEWSGRGIESDSASLAAGLGLGLPCDGGSSLKELMLGTPSVFGPKHTTLDLLGLGMAAGGGPSGGFSALMTSIGGGLDVAAAAAASFGGSGEYSGKDMGRGS; from the exons ATGCCTGCCGATATGGATAACTCTTCTGTCATGAATGATTCTACCGCTTCCGGTGATGCCAGTGCTTCATCTTCAGGCAATCAAGCGGCAGCCCCTCCTACATCATCTGCCAAGAAAAAACGAAATCTCCCAGGCATGCCAG ATCCGGATGCAGAGGTGATTGCTTTGTCACCAAAGACTCTGTTGGCAACAAATAGATTTGTGTGCGAAATTTGCAATAAAGGGTTCCAAAGGGACCAGAATTTGCAGCTGCATCGGAGAGGACATAATTTGCCTTGGAAACTTAGGCAGAGATCGAGCAAAGAGGTCAAGAAGAGAGTTTATGTATGCCCTGAACTCACCTGTGTTCACCATGATCCTTCTCGAGCATTGGGCGATTTGACCGGAATTAAGAAGCATTTCTGCAGAAAACATGGCGAAAAGAAGTGGAAATGCGACAAGTGTTCGAAGAAATATGCTGTTCAGTCTGATTGGAAAGCTCATTCAAAGATTTGTGGAACTAGAGAATATAAATGTGATTGTGGGACTCTGTTTTCAAG GAGGGATAGCTTTATTACACATAGAGCTTTTTGTGATGCATTAGCTGAGGAGAGTGCAAAAGCACAGACAGTTGAGGCACTTCCAGCTCCTACTGCTGATGATGAGGAGCCGAAGCTTCAAACACTTGCATCCTCATCACCACCACCTTCGGTAGCAGCTCAGCCTCCTCCACCAGCTGCTTTAGCATCTTCAGCTTTGCCTGTTCAAAATCCAG AGGGACCTGAAAATCCCAAGCAAAGTCCCGCTCCACCTCAGATTCTAGAGGAAACATCTGTTGTGACCAGCTTAACCGGCAGCTGTGGTAGCAGCAGCAGCTCAAGCAGTCATGGAAGTACTAGCAGCAGCGTGTTTGCAAGCTTATTTGCCTCATCAACAACATCGGGAAGCATGCAATCTCAAACACCTGAATTTACCGACTTGTTTAGAGCTGTGGCTCGTCCTGAGAATGCATCTGAAGTCGTAGCGTCTTCTTCTACGGAACCCATATCCCTCTGTCTTGCTACAAGTCACGGTTCATCAATTTTTGGAACAGCAGGGCAAGAACGTAGGCAGTATGCGCCTGCACCACAACCTGCCATGTCTGCAACAGCATTACTGCAAAAAGCTGCTCAGATTGGAGCAGCAGCAACTAATGCTTCACTCCTGAGAGGGTTCGGGATTGTTTCTTCGGCGTCAGCTTCGAGCGGGCAGCAGGAGTGGAGTGGGAGGGGAATTGAGTCTGATAGTGCATCATTGGCAGCAGGCCTGGGACTTGGGCTGCCATGTGACGGTGGGTCTAGCTTGAAGGAACTCATGTTGGGGACTCCATCTGTATTCGGTCCTAAGCATACTACCCTTGACCTTCTTGGATTGGGGATGGCAGCTGGTGGAGGCCCATCAGGCGGATTTTCTGCCTTAATGACATCAATTGGTGGCGGCCTTGATGTTGCTGCTGCTGCAGCGGCATCATTTGGTGGCAGCGGCGAGTACTCTGGTAAAGATATGGGAAGGGGATCATGA